One Deltaproteobacteria bacterium genomic window carries:
- a CDS encoding aryl-sulfate sulfotransferase codes for MRYRDVGVLVYDRAKATPGYTLIVPQSSRKAYVIGMRGEVLHEWSFPLCPGNYAYLLPNGNLLWAGRMEEGPPLRRGKGGLLREYTWDGDVVWEYCDPAQHHDFRRRPDGNTIYIGWEPVPADVQPRIKGGVPGSEHDGLTYGDYVREVSPAGDTVWEWHAWRDLDLDRWVICPCCGRDEFAHANACFPLADGGVMLSFRRLNAIMMIDRETCKVRWSHQDVTWGHQHDCTVLPNGNILLFANGIHGLDNPFSRVIELDPESGETVWHYRGSPIWTFFSPNISGAQRFENGNTLICEGQMGRAFEVTQAGEIVWEYVCPFFADYEGRGPGNSMFRVYRYAADSPEIGGRLASPVGW; via the coding sequence ATGCGATATCGTGACGTAGGCGTTCTGGTCTATGACCGGGCGAAGGCGACACCGGGCTACACCCTCATCGTGCCGCAGTCGTCGCGCAAGGCTTACGTCATCGGCATGCGCGGTGAGGTGCTACACGAGTGGTCATTCCCCTTGTGTCCGGGGAACTACGCCTACCTCCTGCCCAACGGCAACCTCCTCTGGGCCGGCCGCATGGAGGAGGGGCCGCCGCTCCGGCGCGGCAAGGGCGGCCTCCTTCGGGAGTACACCTGGGACGGAGACGTGGTGTGGGAATACTGTGATCCCGCCCAGCACCACGACTTCCGCAGACGCCCGGACGGCAATACCATCTACATCGGCTGGGAGCCTGTGCCGGCGGACGTCCAGCCTCGGATCAAGGGCGGCGTGCCCGGCAGTGAGCACGACGGTCTCACCTACGGCGACTACGTGCGCGAGGTGTCGCCGGCGGGCGACACGGTGTGGGAATGGCACGCGTGGCGCGACCTGGACCTCGACCGCTGGGTAATCTGCCCGTGCTGCGGCCGCGACGAGTTCGCCCACGCCAACGCCTGCTTCCCGCTTGCCGACGGCGGCGTCATGCTCAGCTTCCGGCGGTTGAACGCCATCATGATGATCGACCGCGAGACCTGCAAGGTGCGCTGGTCGCATCAGGACGTCACCTGGGGCCATCAGCACGACTGCACGGTGCTGCCCAACGGCAACATCCTGCTGTTCGCCAACGGCATTCACGGGCTCGACAACCCGTTCTCGCGGGTCATCGAACTCGACCCCGAGTCCGGAGAAACGGTCTGGCACTACCGGGGCTCGCCCATCTGGACCTTCTTCAGCCCCAACATCAGCGGCGCCCAGCGCTTCGAGAACGGCAACACGCTCATCTGCGAGGGACAGATGGGACGGGCCTTCGAGGTCACCCAGGCCGGCGAGATCGTGTGGGAGTACGTCTGTCCCTTCTTCGCGGACTACGAGGGCCGCGGCCCCGGCAACAGCATGTTCCGGGTCTACCGTTACGCCGCCGACTCACCCGAGATCGGCGGCCGGCTGGCAAGCCCGGTAGGCTGGTAA